In Podospora pseudopauciseta strain CBS 411.78 chromosome 2 map unlocalized CBS411.78m_2, whole genome shotgun sequence, the genomic stretch TATTGTCGCTATTACGGTTTAGATGCCATACGTAGGCTTATCGGGCTGTGTGGTTACATTCACATATGAACCTTTCAGCCGCGTCATATCCCGTCTCCGCCGGGATCTCCATGGGGGTCCATGACACCGGCTTTTCCAAGCCATTCCCACCAGTCCACGTTGTCATCAATATCCATGCCTGGCTGAAATTCGCCAGTTATATCTCCTGCCAAGGTTGGACTGACCCCCATCCAAGGTTGGGGATCAATAGCCATGTTCGGCATTGGGAACGACGGTATATTAGCGAAGGCTGCTGTGGAAACACTGGGAGTATTTGATGGGTTGGTAAGAGGGCTCGGTGTCGATGCAATCCCCTGGTAGCCAAAGCTGAAGCCGCTTGGAGcttggttgctgttggtgtgACCAAATCCGCCCAAATTCGCTCCGCCGAACGAGGTCTCGATGCCAGATGTTTCAGGTCTGCTGTAGGATATACCAACGGGCTTGGCCGCCACAAGCCCTTGCCATCGTTCCCGAAATAATTGGGCACTCAGTGAGTCTGGAAACGGCCCATCACTTGCGAAGGGCGTTCGTCGtgcatcttcttcttctagTAACCTTGCTCTGACCGGATCCTTCCGCAGACGTTCAAGCTCAGCTTCCCGATGTTTTCGTGCTTGGGCTATCAGCCGGCGTAGTGGTGTCCAAAACCTCGGGCCCCTTTCTAGGCTCGACTTGCTGGGGACCAGATATTCGCTGTGAAGAGCCAACCATGCGCGCTCAACGGTCGGCGACCAAGGCCTTTGCGTGATCTCAAGAAGAATGAAGATGATAGCATGCCAATGTGTATAAGAATGCGATACCCAGCTCCATCCCTTGATTTCTGTCTGGGTATTGATAGCATGATTCTGCTCCGTGATTTCGATCGCTGACAGCAGGAGCTTGTCGCGGACCTCCATGGGCATATCTTGCTTGTTTGGCGAGGAGAGGAGTGCGGGAAAGTGAAGTATGAGCCGGACCTTTGCGACAACAAGACGTGCAACGGTAATTCCAATCCAGTACTTGATATCAGGCTCCCCagcttgatgatgtcggATATAACGCTGGTCGAATTTTGAGTAGAGCTCGTCCAGAATCCGGTCCATATCTCTGATGCCATCGGCTGTTGGATTCATCATTCGGCGCATCATGTTAGACACCTCATAGCAGTACAGAGCATTGCTCATGTCTGTCATGCCCTCCCGTTCCGCGGGAGGTTCCGTCATATCCGGGCTGATATCTGAGTCGTTCACATTCAGGGGAAGCTTTGTGTCGAAAGTACCATGGGATATTGTGACCTCGGTGCCTTGATCTTCCGATGTCCTGGCATCAAGGAAACAAACACCCCACCAAACTCGGCGACGCATCTCAGCTTCGTACGGTGAAAGGCCTTTCATCTTAGCGTCATCCCGGTTGAGGCCAAGAGATTGGGCCATCCGGATCACAATTCCAGTCATCATCCAGACAAACCTGGGGCTGTCGTTGCAGCGGACCAACAAAAGAAATATGAGAAGCGCCTGGACCACAATGAGGCTGGGTGAGCCGAGAAAGTTCGTTTTTGCAAGAGCATGCTCAAAACCGGAACGAAACTTTCGTGTGAGCTCATCTTTGGTAGACCCGAGATTCCCTGCTACCTATAAAAAGCATCAACATAAATATTTTCAAAATATCAAAGAGGGTCATGCTCACATCTGGTTCTTCCATTGACGTGACAGCCGCAAAGTAGATGGCAAACATCAAGGTTTCCTGCGCCGGTCCAAGTACTGGTGGGGCTCCATCATGCTTCGGTAATAGAAGCTGTTTGACGGCAGGCATATGAACAGTTTGCATCAAGCTGTTGACATTCTCACCAAATACCCCAAGCAAAAAAGGTACCTGCGCTGGGGCTGGATACAAGTGATAGATGGATACTCCGCTAGACCCTAGACTTTGTCCTAGAAAAACAGTGTGCCTCGGCGATGAGACTTGAGTAGCCGCAGTATTGGCATTTCGAAATGCATCTTCGGGATCCGAGTCGGAGCTATTTGGGTCTTCTTGGTGCAATGCTCCGGTTTGAGACCGTAGGAGGTCAAGCTGTTGCTATCAGCATTCTTGTCTCGACGTAGCTGGTCTCTCAGTCTCACCTCGTCATAGATTCTCGAGAATATGCCACTTCTCACATGGTCCTGTTGGTTTGTATCATCCAATGATAACTGCTGGGTCATCTCAACAGGTGACTTGGACGGGTTGTTGGCGTTGCGAATAGCGGCTTCACCACCCAGGTCTTTAACGAGCTGTTCGAGCTTTTCTAACCGTTGCATGACATGAGTTGCATCTGCCTTTTGCGAACTTGTGTTTGGTAGGCTGCTCATGACTGGTGTCTGGGGTGGTGCTGTGCTTGGTGGACTAGTGGTACAGCTACTGGCACCAGGAGCGGCCCGCCGGGCCCATCGAGGTGGGCGGTACGGAGCCAGAACACAAGCAATGCCATAACGCTTGCAATTCGAACATGGAGACAGTTTGTCGCACTTTACTTTTCTGGCGGCAGTTAGCTTTTGTCAAAAAGGACATTAGAGTTCAGGAATTCAGCAAAGTATTTGAACAGTACCTCGCCCGACATGTCACGCAACTTCTCACACGTGCTGGTTGGGACAGGTCGCCCAAGAGTGAGGAAAGATCCTCTTGGTGTTGAGAGGCGTTTAACCCCGTATTGAGACTCGGTATTTGCGGTAGAGAGCGCGACATTTTGATTACTTGTGTCAAGTTCGCTATTTGAATATGAATTGGAGTTCTGCTGGAGTGAGGATGAGACGAACTTGCGAAGTTGTTTGTCAAAGACCCGCATGTTTGTTAAAGTCCGAAGGTCTGTGAAGCGACCAATCACAAAGCGTATGCAGTCTACAACAGGGTTAAATGGGCCCACTTCTTCGCGTTTCTCGGCCACTTCGGCTGCCAAGAGATTATGGCCGACCGGGCAGTTGACGGATCGTTACTGACATCAGCCAGGTGCCCAACGGTCGACCCAACGACAGCGACGGGACCACGACAGGATTCCGAGTTAGGTATTGACCACAATGCGTTTAATAAACACCACGACGCTGAGACTGGAATCGCCATGGTCCACGCCCATTTACGCTATTTTGTCACACacttggggggaggatgaggtccTCTTCGCCGATATCTGCGACCCACAACAGCTGCTTCCTGTCCACAAGAAGGGATTTCGCAAGGTCAGCCAGAGCTGTGAGCGTGCTCGCCAAGATGGTTACAACTACATGTGGATTGATACCTGCTGCATCGATAAGACCAGTAGTGCCGAGCTCTCGGAAGCAATCAACTCCATGTTCCGATGGTATCACAGGGCAGACAGATGCTATGCCTACCTCTCCGACGTCAATGTTCCAGGAGAGCCATCGGTGGAAGTTGAGAACAGCCGCTGGTTTACTCGGGGTTGGACGCTTCAAGAGCTGATTGCGCCGCGAGACGTGCGCTTTTATGATAGCCAATGGTGTTTCTTGGGAAGCAGACAGCTCCTTCGCGGCACCCCCATCGCAGACATCTCTGAGCTCACAGATTTGGCCGACACCATCAGCAAGGTAACGGGAATTCCCGCCGAAATTCTTCGTTGGTTCTCGCCAAAGCCAGACTCACAACTGGTGAGACGGCGGAGTAAAAGGGCAGGGCTCGACAAATACGAACCAACACACGCCCTAGACAAGCTTTTGAGGGCCTGTAGCGTAGGACAAATCATGTCTTGGGCTGCTTACCGATTCACCACAAGAAAAGAGGACGAAGCATACTCTCTTCTGGGTCTCTTTGGGGTCAACATGCCAATGCTGTACGGAGAAGGGCGCAGTGCCTTCCACCGGCTTCAGCAGGAAATACTAAAGACGTCCAACGATCAGTCTATTCTTGCCTTTGAACGACAGTTTTACTCGGATAGCAGTTCGCTACTAGCAGATTCGCCTCGATGCTATGCCTCATCGGAAATTATACAGAGTTTGAACAATGGTCCCCTCCTATCAGGCGCAACTCCGTTTTTCGAATTATCGCCTTCTCCAAAGGCCGTCGAGGCCGGGTTGCTTCTTTGCCCACTGATCAGGCAGGGCAAGGAAGACACTACGCGCTACTTGGCGATCTTGAACTGCATCTATCGGTCCGACTTCACCAGCCATCCGGCCATAATCCTCCGCAAGATTGACAGCAAGTCCCGCACATTTTACCGAACACCCAAATCCGGGCTACACCGAATCACTCCCATTAACGACCAAGGTTTGATAGAATGGTCAACTGCTGTTGATGGAGGTAAGTACTTTTTTCTACGGCCTTGAAACCACAAAGCTTATCAAGAAAGTGCCTAGTGTCGAACCGATTGCGCTATGATCTCAACAAAGTCTACTTCGAGACGATCCGTCTTTACTTGGAGCCTCCTCAAATCCTGTCTAGCATCTCGTATGGTGTTGGACAACCAGCTTCAAGCTCTCTCTCTACTCCAGGAATGAGGATCAAGCTTGAAATGCCAGACACAATGAGATTTTCTTCTGGTGCCTATCCTCATATGTTACAGGTCACGAAGAATCGGGTTTACGCCCCATCTATCACGCTCGATAGTTGGCCCAAGCGGTTTCTGGACAATCAAGAACCTATGACGAACTACCTAGCGCTCTTCGGCACTGTTCTTCTTCACTTTGAAGGCATGGGTGCAGTTGCCTTGTCATGGGGAAAGTCATGTGCTCCGGACCGTGGGGATCGATCTCCTGAGCCTTTTATTGCAATCATGGACTGGGCCAAAGTTGTCAGAGCTGCACATGGCAAGGAGTTAGAGCTTTTTGATCTGGAAAATTTGCGTTTGCGGACTACCGCCGAGTTTCTTTATGCGACGTATTCGTGGACATGGGTATCTTTGCTGGCCACCAAGCCAGACATCCGAGCCGAACACGACAGCCCTCGAATAAAGGTGCGATGCAGGATACGGACCGTCGAGTTTTTAGGACGACCTCTCTTTGAACTGGAGCTTTCAGTTCTTCCCCAAGGCAGATCGAGTTTCGTTGGCATGGTACGATCTTCATTTTCATGAGGCTTTTGGGCTCAGAGCGCCACGCCAGGGTGAACCGGGAATTCGTCCGATGATGGCGGAGCCAGATAGCCGTTTGCCTCGGCCGGTTTCTGCTGTTGCGGGTTCTTCTTTCCGAATCCAGATAGTCGGTCATCGGAAACATAAACGACAGCAAAGACAACTTCAAGTTCAAGACCTCGATGCCAGGTTAGGAAAGCGCAAACCCAGTTCGTGATGGATTACGCTACCCTTACAAACCGACCATGCAAGATCAGGAACGGAGTACGACGTTGCGGACCTCTTCGCTAAGGCACAGTTGggccgaagaggaaggcgatCCACGGAAAGCTTTTATCACCTTGTTCTTGGCAGTCACAGAAGAACGATTGCAAATTCTTACAAACGAGTCCTTGAAGCGCGCCATTTTCAAAGTTAACAAGATTTCAGAAAGTGCCACGCGTTACTGCGACCCTTCTGACCAGAATTCCACTCATCAAAGCGCCGGCATTTCCCCAATTGCGGATGGTGGTGCTAACGGGCGGGGTAGCATGACCCAAAGTTGCCATATTTGCGGCGTACTAGTCCATTCGGTCGGTTAAGTCGAAGGGACGCATCTTCCGCAATAACCTAATCTGTAGGTAAGCCTCTCGGAAAAAAGTCTGGCAGGTTCAACGTCGCAGTACCAAGAGACGGCACGGCAGAATGGATCGTCAACCCATCTGGGCACCGCCTTGCCATGCATGACGGCTACAACGAGCAGGAAGTCAAGAGATGAGGAGTTACCCTGGAGTTCCATGAACCAGGAAGGGAGACAGCTGTCAATTCCCGGTAATGCACGTTCAGTCCGGGGTTCAGACGGCATCACGGCATCGCGATTCTTTTCACCAACCCAAGTCCGGGGTAAATGAGGCGTCACTTATCTTGCAGGCTCGTCCGAGAGATATAAATCACGCTTGCCCCATGCCCCGGAGACTGACATCATGCTCCACAACCTGTCACTTCTCTTGCTCCGCTCGCTAGCAACACTACTACCGGTGCCTACTACCTTGCCTGGCTGATCGACTGCTACTCAAGATGCGCATCTCCACCGTCCTCTCCCTGGCAGGTCTTGCCACCGCGGCCCCTGTTCCAGAAGCAGAAGCCCCAAAGTTCGGAATTGCACCGGCTGGCCAAGGATTCTTTGGAGCCGGTCAGGTCCGTACTCTCTGGAACCAGGGCGATCACTCAAACCTTGGGTGCCTGACCAACACCGGCCTCTGGACCACGAACGAAAGCCAATGCGGCACGTTTGTCTCCAAGGAGCTCACAACTGGCTACAGCGTGAAGACATTCCAACTATTCACTTCGGCTGGACCCTGCTCCATCTACGGCGCGAAATTCTACTGTGACAAAAACGCGACTCCCTTTCTCTTTGGTGTAAGTCTCTatactaccaccaccaagctccGTACCCCCGATGCATAAACTGACACCATCCACAGCTCTGGCCCTGGCCCAACTCCATTCCCGGAGTTGACTCCCTCCGCGCAGGCCAGTACGGCCTCATGGCAACCTTtggcaacaacccccctctcaaAGAGGAAGGTCCCCAAGAAATTCACTTTGTCACATACAGGGAGACGGGCAAGTACGTCTGGCTTACCTGGGCGCCGCTGCGAGGAGGGCCGATTTTGACTCCGGTTCCCATTGAATAAAGCACCCACAACAAACTGGGGAATCATGTACATAAAACacaccttacctacctacctacccacctacctttttcctctctccAACTTGTGCCTCGTTGCTGTTCCCCCTGAAACCCCTATTGTGGATACGTAGTCTGGAGCAACCGTCAAAAGTGGAGCCCGCGGAGtgcaaagaaaaagacacaTGTCCACACACTCCACAAGCACCCGGATAAAAGCGCAAAATTGGAATGGAGAAAACAATAAGCAGGAATATCCTCTGTGGCGCAATTGGCTAGCGCGTCTGACTGTTAATCAGGAGGTTGGAAGTTCGAGCCTTCCCGGAGGAGATTGAGTTGGAACCATTTGTAGTGGTTCGAGTTCTTTTTTCATGGTTTTGGTCTCATCATGTCGCCTGATTAGCATAAACCATCTTCTGGGTTTTATTTTTGTCTTGTTGTCTGAGCTTACGGTGGACTTCATCCCAACTTAAGGCGTACTTCATTCCAGCATGAAAGAGATTTTATCCCAGCTTCACATGGACTTAATCATGGCTCGATGTGTAAACAAGGGCACCAGTTGCTTGTGTGTAATATGTGGCTTCTATTATTACCTTTCAGCAAGACGATATCCTGTTCACCAAAACCTTATACGTCATTTGTCTGTTACATACTAGGTACAGACAAAGGATCCCATAGCTGCATTATCCTTTCTTTCTACACATGTCAATCTCACAATCTCTCATTCTCATCCGACATATCATATTCCCCCGTAATCTTCCCCATCACTTCCCCccattcaccccctccccctccttctccctcctccacatctgcctctcctcatccaccacccccggcccCTTATAAACACTCCCATACAAccccccagcccaaccactcccctccccagtcGACGTCTTACTCCTATTTCTCCTCCTATACCACCGTCCATACACCAACAAGTAATACAGCCTAAAACACAACAACGCCCAcccatccctctccaaatccctcGGGTACTCCGCCCCCAGATCAACCGCAGCCGCTATCCCGCTCATCACCGCAACCTCATGCGCATTGATCAACGTCCAGCTACCCGCAAACCTGACATGCCTTCTCCCCTGCAACGGCCACAACCACGGCACAACAAGCAGGTAATGAGTCCACGAATGGCAAAGCTGATGCCACCAGTCCTTGCGGATAATTTTCGTCTGGTCAATCTCATTATCAGTCCAGAGATGCCCATCACGTTCCTTGTTGAGGAAAATGGTCTGGAAGACGTGGTTCTCGAACGGGACAGAGGGCGGAAACTGAGCCTGGTAGTTGGTGCAGTCAAACGACATTTCCAGCTTGGACATGTCAGAAGGGTAGGGCTTGATGTAGTACATTGGTTTGAAGCTGTTCATCTCCCCGTAGTCACCGCGGGCGATGGCCACCCGAGTGGAGTGGTCTGTTCCGGAAAGAGTGGTGACGGCTTGGTCGGGGGTGAAAAAGTTTTCGTAGTGCTTGATCATGTAAGACGTGTCTGAGTGGGTGATGGTTAGATCGTTGGACCAGATAGCGCGGGGGAGGATAAGGCGTTCCCATTTGGTGCgggatttggagaggaggcggtttGCGGTGTCGGCGCTGGAGGCGAAGACATGTTAGTGAcagggtgaggatggcgaggggaggttgagccTACAGACAACAGAAGACGACCTCATCGTAGTGTTCGTTGGTTTCCTCGGCACTGGGGTCGGCGTTGGCAGTGTAATCCTCCGGTGTCCAAGCACCGGATGGGCTGCAGTTGTCAGGAGCTGGATTTCGCTTGATGAGCTTTACCACAACGCCATTCTTGTCCCGATAGAGGGTCTCGGTGAGCTCTGTCGACAGACGAACCTTCACACCATTCTTTATGAGGTCTTTTCTCCAGTCTTCGTAGAATTGACTGAAGTTGGGAAAGACGACCATCGGAGGAAGGTTGCTCGCTATACTTTCCTTGTCCGGAGGATACCACATGCCGTAGGTTGGGCTGGTGCACAGCCGTTCGAGAATGATGGTCGGCACTTCGGGTGTGTAGTTTCCAGTTCCAAGGAATAGGGCAACCATGGGAAGAGCAACGGCATTGGCGAACTCGTAGCTGAACATGAAGAGCTTCATGAGATATTTGATGGGGAGCAGGGCAAAGAATATCTCAAACCAACGAGTCAGAGTAAGCATCTGGACAAAACGACGAATCTCGTTCTGGTGTTTCTCGAGCAGCTTGGTGGGGTAGACATTGGTCCAGAACCGATCTCCTTTCCCGAAAGACACTTGCAGCTTGACAGGATTGGCAACATGACCCTGGCGGGCAAACATTGTCATGGTGTGATGGAAGATGTAAGAGCCACCTTGGACGCCTTGGTTCAGCCATGAGGCACCGTGCTTGTCTTTGTCAATGGGGATCGAGAAGGCCTGGCCGCCGCAGTAGTTGGTTGCTTCGATCAAAGTAACGTCGAACTTGTCTGGGTGTTGAGCGAGGTGGTGAGCACAGGACATGCCTAAGAAGTTGTCAAATCAAGGAGAACAAAAACAACATGTGGATTCGATTGGTGTTACTGTACCTGCAGCACCAGCCCCAACAACCAGGACTCTCTTCTTTATCGGGCCTTTGGACATGGCAACGGACAGCAGCTATCACGAACTTTCTGGAAAGGCATCAACGGCGCCTGTGTCAGTGTAAGAAAAGAGCAAATCTCGTCTCAAAACATGCAAGATAAAAGGAGTTGTTGAGATGTTGGTCGTGGCTGAATCACCTGCGTCATGGCTGCTGTGGTGTCTTTGACGATTTGGAGCGGCGCCAAAGTCAACCAAGATCGGTGGCGCAAGCGATGGCATTTTGATTGGACTGAATTGATGAGTAAATGCTGATTGTATTGTATACAGGATGGCGACAACGGAGGGTGTCAACTTCGATGACAGGAAGTGTCAAGGTAATGAGATCGTGTAGTGACTCTGGCGGGCGGGGTGCCGGACATCGAGATCCTTACCCCACTGTTAGCACCACAGAAGCTCTAGAGGTTCCATGTGCCGCTCACTGAGGCTGCCCTGTACCTACTCACCTGCTTGGGAAGATGGTTCTACACCCCTTTTAAGAATTCTTGGACAATTTCACCTAGCCGTCCATGAGCTTTCATGATGGCGATCTATTTTCCTTCCACACCATCGCGTCCCGTAGATTTGTTATCCTCAGACCCTGATCAATTGTTACATCGCCTCGGTCATCACCGCCCAACCAACATGATTCGTGTACTGGAGCCAACAGCACCGCTTTTCGCCATCCTTGACTCATCAGTGGAGGTCAGCAAAATCTTCGGGCTTCCCACCGACAACACTTGACCCCTCCGTCAAACACACAACGCCGTTGACAATCGACATGGAGGACTACGATGTTATCGAGCACAGCGACACAGCATTGGGCCCTGAAGTCGTGGCTCGGATACGCGACTGGCTCCAGCCAACCGACTACACAGCCGAATCGGGCGAATATTATCGTCACCTGTCGTCTCAAGCACCCGGCACAGGCCTGTGGCTTTGCCAAACAGACGAGTATAAAAAATGGCATGGCTCACCAGATCATGGCAGCTTATGGATCAAGGGCGTTCCGGGAGCAGGGAAATCTGTCATGGCAGCGAGCATCATCAGGCATCTAGAGACGACAGAGAACTGCCCGGtactcttcttctttttccgaAACATTGTTGCTGCCAACTATTCTCCTCGCGCTCTTCTCCAAGATTGGCTTGCGCAACTTTTGCCCTTCTCTCCCAAGCTCCAGCTCGCACTCCAATCACAGCTGAATACTGACCTGGCAATCATCTCCAACAATGATCTTTTTGACCATTTCCTCAGCGGAATATCCTGCGTCCCAAGACTCTATTGTGTTGCTGATGCCCTGGATGAGATGAACACGGACAGCAGACCATTCCTCGACAAGTTCAACCGCCTCGCCACGCACCGCCCAGGCTCCTTGAAGCTTCTCCTGACAAGTAGACCAAAACAGTATCTCCAGAGCGCGTTGCGAGACACCTTGATTGTGCACATTAGTCTGCAACGGCATCTGGTGGATGTTGACATTGTTTCATATCTCAATTGTCGGCTTGAAAAGCTCTCCACAATGAACAATGCTGTGGAAAAGAACCAGCTTGTTGACCTG encodes the following:
- a CDS encoding uncharacterized protein (EggNog:ENOG503PMYB), translated to MRISTVLSLAGLATAAPVPEAEAPKFGIAPAGQGFFGAGQVRTLWNQGDHSNLGCLTNTGLWTTNESQCGTFVSKELTTGYSVKTFQLFTSAGPCSIYGAKFYCDKNATPFLFGLWPWPNSIPGVDSLRAGQYGLMATFGNNPPLKEEGPQEIHFVTYRETGKYVWLTWAPLRGGPILTPVPIE
- a CDS encoding uncharacterized protein (EggNog:ENOG503P1XE; COG:S); protein product: MRLINTTTLRLESPWSTPIYAILSHTWGEDEVLFADICDPQQLLPVHKKGFRKVSQSCERARQDGYNYMWIDTCCIDKTSSAELSEAINSMFRWYHRADRCYAYLSDVNVPGEPSVEVENSRWFTRGWTLQELIAPRDVRFYDSQWCFLGSRQLLRGTPIADISELTDLADTISKVTGIPAEILRWFSPKPDSQLVRRRSKRAGLDKYEPTHALDKLLRACSVGQIMSWAAYRFTTRKEDEAYSLLGLFGVNMPMLYGEGRSAFHRLQQEILKTSNDQSILAFERQFYSDSSSLLADSPRCYASSEIIQSLNNGPLLSGATPFFELSPSPKAVEAGLLLCPLIRQGKEDTTRYLAILNCIYRSDFTSHPAIILRKIDSKSRTFYRTPKSGLHRITPINDQGLIEWSTAVDGVSNRLRYDLNKVYFETIRLYLEPPQILSSISYGVGQPASSSLSTPGMRIKLEMPDTMRFSSGAYPHMLQVTKNRVYAPSITLDSWPKRFLDNQEPMTNYLALFGTVLLHFEGMGAVALSWGKSCAPDRGDRSPEPFIAIMDWAKVVRAAHGKELELFDLENLRLRTTAEFLYATYSWTWVSLLATKPDIRAEHDSPRIKVRCRIRTVEFLGRPLFELELSVLPQGRSSFVGMVRSSFS
- a CDS encoding uncharacterized protein (COG:S; EggNog:ENOG503NV8Z), with translation MSKGPIKKRVLVVGAGAAGMSCAHHLAQHPDKFDVTLIEATNYCGGQAFSIPIDKDKHGASWLNQGVQGGSYIFHHTMTMFARQGHVANPVKLQVSFGKGDRFWTNVYPTKLLEKHQNEIRRFVQMLTLTRWFEIFFALLPIKYLMKLFMFSYEFANAVALPMVALFLGTGNYTPEVPTIILERLCTSPTYGMWYPPDKESIASNLPPMVVFPNFSQFYEDWRKDLIKNGVKVRLSTELTETLYRDKNGVVVKLIKRNPAPDNCSPSGAWTPEDYTANADPSAEETNEHYDEVVFCCLADTANRLLSKSRTKWERLILPRAIWSNDLTITHSDTSYMIKHYENFFTPDQAVTTLSGTDHSTRVAIARGDYGEMNSFKPMYYIKPYPSDMSKLEMSFDCTNYQAQFPPSVPFENHVFQTIFLNKERDGHLWTDNEIDQTKIIRKDWWHQLCHSWTHYLLVVPWLWPLQGRRHVRFAGSWTLINAHEVAVMSGIAAAVDLGAEYPRDLERDGWALLCFRLYYLLVYGRWYRRRNRSKTSTGEGSGWAGGLYGSVYKGPGVVDEERQMWRREKEGEGVNGGK
- a CDS encoding uncharacterized protein (COG:B; EggNog:ENOG503NZWG), translating into MSRSLPQIPSLNTGLNASQHQEDLSSLLGDLSQPARVRSCVTCRARKVKCDKLSPCSNCKRYGIACVLAPYRPPRWARRAAPGASSCTTSPPSTAPPQTPVMSSLPNTSSQKADATHVMQRLEKLEQLVKDLGGEAAIRNANNPSKSPVEMTQQLSLDDTNQQDHVRSGIFSRIYDELDLLRSQTGALHQEDPNSSDSDPEDAFRNANTAATQVSSPRHTVFLGQSLGSSGVSIYHLYPAPAQVPFLLGVFGENVNSLMQTVHMPAVKQLLLPKHDGAPPVLGPAQETLMFAIYFAAVTSMEEPDVAGNLGSTKDELTRKFRSGFEHALAKTNFLGSPSLIVVQALLIFLLLVRCNDSPRFVWMMTGIVIRMAQSLGLNRDDAKMKGLSPYEAEMRRRVWWGVCFLDARTSEDQGTEVTISHGTFDTKLPLNVNDSDISPDMTEPPAEREGMTDMSNALYCYEVSNMMRRMMNPTADGIRDMDRILDELYSKFDQRYIRHHQAGEPDIKYWIGITVARLVVAKVRLILHFPALLSSPNKQDMPMEVRDKLLLSAIEITEQNHAINTQTEIKGWSWVSHSYTHWHAIIFILLEITQRPWSPTVERAWLALHSEYLVPSKSSLERGPRFWTPLRRLIAQARKHREAELERLRKDPVRARLLEEEDARRTPFASDGPFPDSLSAQLFRERWQGLVAAKPVGISYSRPETSGIETSFGGANLGGFGHTNSNQAPSGFSFGYQGIASTPSPLTNPSNTPSVSTAAFANIPSFPMPNMAIDPQPWMGVSPTLAGDITGEFQPGMDIDDNVDWWEWLGKAGVMDPHGDPGGDGI